In the Salmo trutta chromosome 33, fSalTru1.1, whole genome shotgun sequence genome, one interval contains:
- the LOC115172240 gene encoding uncharacterized protein LOC115172240 isoform X1, translated as MDKTAVITGLLDVRRGRRAAPQHQQTGTTMVGGTLNTMADLRRSGFGRHLPRHGLKLLFWFAKNYIKFDYMGEMVARYNPNEGGFDFHPFQNRPEWDCSNVTTHISVISCNFLLPDNVHPYYIVGNLNPEESNCLPQYVRKDFTGDQDDSNMDRLIISLRPDGTVDNVYVTQHDDDGLSFDPDNTYRVTRGLLRDIRGLKLHKFLKQAGYSSRQPIIHMNDYEDILSYFEDFLRL; from the exons ATGGATAAAACAGCTGTCATTACAGGTCTCTTAGAcgtgaggagaggaaggagagcagCACCACAACACCAGCAAACC GGTACCACCATGGTTGGAGGCACGTTGAACACTATGGCAGATCTAAGACGTTCTGGGTTTGGTCGTCACTTGCCCAGGCATGGACTCAAGCTCCTGTTCTGGTTCGCCAAGAATTACATCAAATTTGATTACATGGGTGAAATGGTTGCAAGATACAACCCCAACGAGGGGGGCTTTGATTTCCATCCCTTCCAGAACAGACCGGAGTGGGACTGCAGCAATGTGACCACACATATATCCgtcatttcctgcaattttctGCTCCCAGATAACGTCCACCCGTACTATATAGTGGGCAACCTGAATCCAGAAGAATCCAATTGCCTTCCTCAGTATGTCAGAAAAGACTTTACTGGTGACCAAGATGACAGTAACATGGACCGCCTCATCATCAGTCTGCGTCCAGACGGGACTGTGGATAACGTTTATGTGACCCAGCATGACGACGACGGTCTGAGTTTTGACCCTGACAACACCTACCGTGTCACCAGGGGTCTGCTCAGGGACATCCGTGGCCTAAAGCTGCATAAGTTCCTGAAACAGGCAGGCTATAGCAGCCGCCAGCCAATCATACACATGAATGATTATGAGGACATTCTGAGTTATTTTGAAGACTTCTTGAGACTGTAG
- the LOC115172240 gene encoding uncharacterized protein LOC115172240 isoform X2: protein MSGLLDVRRGRRAAPQHQQTGTTMVGGTLNTMADLRRSGFGRHLPRHGLKLLFWFAKNYIKFDYMGEMVARYNPNEGGFDFHPFQNRPEWDCSNVTTHISVISCNFLLPDNVHPYYIVGNLNPEESNCLPQYVRKDFTGDQDDSNMDRLIISLRPDGTVDNVYVTQHDDDGLSFDPDNTYRVTRGLLRDIRGLKLHKFLKQAGYSSRQPIIHMNDYEDILSYFEDFLRL from the exons ATGTCAG GTCTCTTAGAcgtgaggagaggaaggagagcagCACCACAACACCAGCAAACC GGTACCACCATGGTTGGAGGCACGTTGAACACTATGGCAGATCTAAGACGTTCTGGGTTTGGTCGTCACTTGCCCAGGCATGGACTCAAGCTCCTGTTCTGGTTCGCCAAGAATTACATCAAATTTGATTACATGGGTGAAATGGTTGCAAGATACAACCCCAACGAGGGGGGCTTTGATTTCCATCCCTTCCAGAACAGACCGGAGTGGGACTGCAGCAATGTGACCACACATATATCCgtcatttcctgcaattttctGCTCCCAGATAACGTCCACCCGTACTATATAGTGGGCAACCTGAATCCAGAAGAATCCAATTGCCTTCCTCAGTATGTCAGAAAAGACTTTACTGGTGACCAAGATGACAGTAACATGGACCGCCTCATCATCAGTCTGCGTCCAGACGGGACTGTGGATAACGTTTATGTGACCCAGCATGACGACGACGGTCTGAGTTTTGACCCTGACAACACCTACCGTGTCACCAGGGGTCTGCTCAGGGACATCCGTGGCCTAAAGCTGCATAAGTTCCTGAAACAGGCAGGCTATAGCAGCCGCCAGCCAATCATACACATGAATGATTATGAGGACATTCTGAGTTATTTTGAAGACTTCTTGAGACTGTAG